In the genome of Nocardioides sp. NBC_00368, the window ACCAGATGCAGCATCTCGACCGGGAGCGGGCGCGCTGGCAGGGGCAGTTCGAGACGGAGGTCGGGCGGCTGCAGAGCGAGACCCGGTCGCTGTCGACGGCGCTGCGCAAACCCCAGGTCAGGGGCCGCTGGGGCGAGATGCACCTGCGCCGCGCGGTGGAGCTGGCCGGTCTGGTCGACAAGTGCGACTTCTCCGAGCAGGTCCAGCTGGAGGACGGCCGGCTCCGTCCCGACCTGGTGGTGCACCTCTCCGGCGGCAAGGAATTGGTCGTCGACTCGAAGGTTCCCCTCGACGCCTACCTCGACGCCGCGGCCGCGGACAACGAGGACGACTACCGCACTCACCTGCGCAGGCACACCGCTCAACTGCGTACGCATGTGGACCAGCTGGCCTCGAAGGCCTACTGGCGCTTCCTGGAGGAGTCGCCCGAGTTCGTGGTGCTCTTCGTGCCGGCGGAGTCGTTCCTCTCGGCCGCGCTGGAGACCGAGCCGGGCCTGATCGAGTACGCCGGGGAGCGCCGGGTCGTGCTGGCCTCTCCGACCACGCTGATCGCACTGCTGCGCACCGTCGCGCACGGCTGGTCGCACGAGGCCCTCGCCGAGCAGGCTCGGGAAATCCACCGGCTCGGCCGTGACCTGCACCAACGTCTCGCCACGATGTCCACCCATCTGGACGGCATCGGGCGCTCGCTCAACACGGCGGTGACCCGCTACAACCAGGCGATCGGATCCCTCG includes:
- a CDS encoding DNA recombination protein RmuC codes for the protein MEIWILCLGLMIGLALGAVLGVLWVRARSVETVAAGMVDQAEVMQGLDRLSDQMQHLDRERARWQGQFETEVGRLQSETRSLSTALRKPQVRGRWGEMHLRRAVELAGLVDKCDFSEQVQLEDGRLRPDLVVHLSGGKELVVDSKVPLDAYLDAAAADNEDDYRTHLRRHTAQLRTHVDQLASKAYWRFLEESPEFVVLFVPAESFLSAALETEPGLIEYAGERRVVLASPTTLIALLRTVAHGWSHEALAEQAREIHRLGRDLHQRLATMSTHLDGIGRSLNTAVTRYNQAIGSLDNRVLVAARRFNELSVTDDELETPRPVEIRAVERLSSVREDDRRAAENDGVPGPTVGSDTQAAYERS